A window of the Streptomyces sp. Ag109_O5-10 genome harbors these coding sequences:
- a CDS encoding flavin reductase family protein, with amino-acid sequence MSETVDVVFGFRATMSRLATGVSVITTCAGSTPIGMTASAVAALSLEPLQLIVCIGNQLYTRTAIAEHGRFAVNVLGEDSEHLARNFAVSKADKFAGVETIDDHGVPVLREAIAAVVCDVSAALPGGDHTIFVGDVRHFEHRVEGRPLLHFGGDFGALRPHC; translated from the coding sequence ATGAGTGAAACCGTTGATGTCGTCTTCGGGTTCCGAGCCACGATGAGCCGGCTCGCCACGGGAGTCAGCGTGATCACCACATGCGCGGGCAGCACGCCCATCGGCATGACGGCGAGCGCCGTCGCCGCGCTGTCCCTTGAGCCGCTCCAGCTGATCGTGTGCATCGGCAACCAGCTGTACACGCGGACCGCGATCGCCGAGCACGGCCGCTTCGCCGTCAACGTCCTGGGCGAGGACAGCGAACACCTCGCACGGAACTTCGCCGTCTCCAAGGCGGACAAGTTCGCGGGCGTGGAGACCATCGACGACCACGGCGTGCCGGTGCTGAGGGAGGCCATCGCGGCTGTCGTGTGTGACGTCTCCGCCGCGCTGCCCGGTGGCGACCACACCATATTCGTGGGCGACGTCCGCCACTTCGAACACCGCGTGGAAGGCCGTCCGCTGCTCCACTTCGGCGGAGACTTCGGCGCGCTCAGGCCCCACTGCTGA